Proteins from a genomic interval of Rhodothermus marinus:
- the secG gene encoding preprotein translocase subunit SecG has translation MFTFLIILITLIAILLVLVVLLQSGRGGGLAGIAAGGAQQVLGARQAPDILEKTTWTLAVIFIVLCILTNFTIDTTERRESIIQQRAQQEQVQPTVPPAEQQATPPAPSGNQQNEQN, from the coding sequence ATGTTTACGTTTCTGATTATTCTGATTACACTGATTGCGATCCTGCTGGTGCTGGTGGTGCTGCTGCAGAGCGGACGCGGCGGCGGCCTGGCCGGCATTGCCGCGGGCGGTGCTCAGCAGGTGCTGGGCGCCCGTCAGGCACCCGATATCCTGGAAAAGACCACGTGGACGCTGGCCGTCATCTTCATCGTGCTGTGCATCCTGACGAACTTCACGATCGACACGACCGAGCGTCGCGAGAGCATCATCCAGCAGCGGGCCCAGCAGGAGCAGGTGCAGCCCACCGTACCGCCGGCCGAGCAGCAGGCCACACCGCCTGCCCCCTCGGGCAACCAGCAGAACGAACAGAACTGA